From one Luteipulveratus mongoliensis genomic stretch:
- the rpsI gene encoding 30S ribosomal protein S9, with the protein MTVADQTQTEALETEEPQLTEYTSESTDTPAEGEEVRRPSASAPSAGTGRRKQAIARVRIVPGAGEWKINGRTLEEYFPNKVHQQIVNEPLKVLELDGAYDVLVRVHGGGPSGQAGAVRLGVARSLNDVDPELNRDTLKKAGFLTRDARVPERKKAGLKKARKAPQYSKR; encoded by the coding sequence ATGACCGTGGCTGACCAGACCCAGACCGAGGCCCTCGAGACCGAGGAGCCCCAGCTGACCGAGTACACCAGCGAGAGCACCGACACCCCCGCTGAGGGCGAGGAGGTGCGCCGTCCGAGCGCATCCGCTCCCAGCGCCGGCACCGGCCGCCGCAAGCAGGCCATCGCCCGTGTGCGCATCGTTCCCGGTGCCGGTGAGTGGAAGATCAACGGCCGCACCCTGGAGGAGTACTTCCCCAACAAGGTGCACCAGCAGATCGTCAACGAGCCTCTCAAGGTGCTTGAGCTCGACGGCGCGTACGACGTGCTCGTGCGAGTGCACGGCGGTGGCCCCTCCGGCCAGGCCGGTGCCGTCCGCCTGGGCGTCGCGCGTTCGCTGAACGACGTGGACCCCGAGCTCAACCGCGACACCCTCAAGAAGGCCGGCTTCCTGACCCGTGACGCTCGCGTCCCGGAGCGCAAGAAGGCTGGTCTCAAGAAGGCGCGCAAGGCGCCGCAGTACAGCAAGCGCTGA
- a CDS encoding winged helix-turn-helix domain-containing protein — MSTPADRPALHVLAHPLRSRLLGQLRVHGPATATELAAALGTHTGATSYHLRRLDEVGLVTDTGTGVGKRRVWAAVEDAAAHDAAEPDLPLDADDQAAADWLARDYIQHFAERADAWVETRGDWPTTWRQHCGLNDHAVLVTTEQLTALTAELTEVLDRYRRAGAGTPGARRVSAYTCLLPVDDAPRPAGDG, encoded by the coding sequence ATGAGCACTCCCGCCGACCGCCCTGCGCTCCATGTGCTGGCCCATCCCCTGCGCTCGCGACTGCTCGGGCAGCTGCGCGTCCACGGACCGGCGACCGCCACCGAGCTCGCCGCCGCGCTCGGTACCCACACCGGCGCCACGAGCTATCACCTGCGCCGTCTCGACGAGGTCGGGCTGGTGACCGACACCGGCACCGGGGTGGGCAAGCGGCGGGTGTGGGCGGCCGTGGAGGACGCCGCCGCGCACGACGCCGCCGAGCCCGACCTGCCACTGGACGCTGATGACCAGGCGGCCGCGGACTGGCTCGCCCGCGACTACATCCAGCACTTCGCCGAGCGCGCCGACGCCTGGGTCGAGACGCGCGGCGACTGGCCGACGACGTGGCGACAGCACTGCGGGCTCAACGACCACGCCGTCCTGGTGACCACTGAGCAGCTCACCGCGCTCACCGCGGAGCTGACCGAGGTGCTCGATCGCTATCGGCGAGCGGGGGCCGGTACGCCCGGCGCGCGGCGCGTGTCGGCGTACACCTGCCTGTTGCCGGTCGACGACGCACCTCGTCCCGCAGGTGACGGCTAG
- the glmM gene encoding phosphoglucosamine mutase: MGQLFGTDGVRGVANVDVTAELAVDLAVAAAHVLAEQGAFRGHRPKAVVGRDPRASGEFLSAATIAGLASAGVDVWDAGVLPTPAIAFLTAYTGADLGVMLSASHNPMPDNGIKFFSRGGHKLPDAVEDAIEQRLREEWDRPTGDRVGRILAYADGGKHYAEHLLGALPHRLDDLHIVLDAAHGAASYVGPDVFRAAGAQVTVIGASPDGLNINDGCGSTHLEKLQEAVLTQKADLGVAFDGDADRCLAVDAAGQVVDGDQIMAVLALDLKDRGVLAQDTLVATVMSNLGMIHAMEREGIVVQQTAVGDRYVLEGMRVGGYSLGGEQSGHVILLDHGTTGDGVLTGLVLAARVAATGKPLADLAAVMTRLPQTMINVDGVDKHAVDTHARVQDAVRAAQTDLAGTGRVLLRKSGTEPLVRVMVEADTADRAHAVAQHLASIVRAELALPEGR, translated from the coding sequence ATGGGGCAGTTGTTCGGTACAGACGGCGTACGCGGCGTCGCGAACGTCGATGTGACAGCAGAGCTGGCCGTTGATCTGGCGGTGGCTGCGGCGCACGTCCTGGCGGAGCAGGGCGCGTTCCGGGGTCACCGGCCGAAGGCCGTGGTCGGGCGAGATCCGCGCGCGTCCGGTGAGTTCCTGTCTGCTGCGACGATCGCCGGTCTGGCGTCCGCGGGTGTCGACGTCTGGGATGCCGGCGTGCTGCCGACTCCGGCCATCGCCTTCCTGACCGCTTACACCGGGGCTGACCTCGGGGTCATGCTCTCGGCATCGCACAACCCGATGCCGGACAACGGCATCAAGTTCTTCTCCCGCGGTGGGCACAAGCTGCCGGACGCGGTCGAGGACGCCATCGAGCAACGGCTCCGCGAGGAGTGGGACCGTCCGACCGGCGACCGTGTCGGCCGGATCTTGGCCTATGCCGACGGCGGCAAGCACTATGCCGAGCACCTTCTCGGTGCCCTGCCGCACCGCCTCGACGACTTGCACATCGTCCTCGACGCCGCGCACGGCGCGGCGAGCTACGTCGGCCCGGATGTCTTCCGGGCCGCGGGTGCCCAGGTGACCGTGATCGGCGCATCGCCGGACGGCCTCAACATCAACGACGGCTGTGGATCCACCCACCTCGAAAAGCTGCAGGAGGCCGTCCTCACGCAGAAGGCCGATCTCGGTGTCGCGTTCGACGGTGACGCAGACCGCTGCCTGGCGGTGGACGCAGCCGGTCAGGTCGTTGACGGCGACCAGATCATGGCCGTCCTCGCACTCGACCTCAAGGACCGCGGGGTGCTGGCGCAGGACACGCTGGTGGCCACGGTGATGAGCAACCTCGGGATGATTCACGCGATGGAGCGTGAGGGGATCGTGGTCCAGCAGACCGCGGTCGGTGACCGCTACGTCCTCGAGGGCATGCGCGTCGGCGGCTACTCGCTCGGTGGCGAGCAGTCCGGCCACGTGATCCTGCTCGACCACGGCACGACCGGCGACGGCGTACTCACCGGCTTGGTGCTGGCGGCACGGGTGGCGGCCACGGGCAAACCCCTCGCAGACCTGGCCGCGGTCATGACCCGGCTGCCCCAGACCATGATCAACGTCGACGGTGTCGACAAGCACGCCGTCGACACCCATGCCCGGGTGCAGGACGCCGTACGCGCCGCCCAGACGGACCTGGCCGGCACCGGCCGGGTGCTGCTGCGCAAGTCCGGCACCGAGCCACTCGTCCGCGTCATGGTCGAGGCAGACACGGCCGACCGGGCGCACGCCGTGGCGCAGCATCTGGCCTCCATCGTGCGCGCAGAGCTCGCGCTGCCCGAAGGCCGATAG
- a CDS encoding MFS transporter: MPNLINRLLPPTPLARRLSAQSVLFAVGEGVFLTGNAVFFTHIVGLTAAQVGLGLTIAGVVTFFLAVPLGRAADRVGPKRMWAVGALLEAVLYVAYPWISGFAAFVAMVVLLELVGAAGGAGRGAYTLDVFDGKDRIQSLAFMRSALNIGFTLGALLGGLALATGSDDVIRAVPLVTAVILGLNAALIIRLPDAAHDADESTAKAPVGPGALRNKAFLALHVCTGVMSTNQVLLNIVIPLWLVQETDAPRVLLAWLFGTNTVLAVALQVRAARGSDTVPGALRAIRIAAGFFVASCLIVLVTHDTIGWATILLVWLGHVTVTGAELFESAAAWGFSAELSDPDRRGEYQGAARLGETVGRVWAPAAYTFLAMTWGAMGWLTIAAIVIVAAVAAHPAAHAAQRYLARQQSRTPALG; encoded by the coding sequence GTGCCGAATCTGATCAACCGCCTGCTGCCGCCCACCCCGTTGGCGCGGCGGCTGAGCGCGCAGTCGGTGCTCTTCGCGGTCGGCGAGGGTGTCTTCCTGACCGGCAACGCGGTCTTCTTCACGCACATCGTCGGCCTCACGGCCGCCCAGGTCGGGCTCGGCCTGACCATCGCGGGCGTCGTCACGTTCTTCCTGGCGGTGCCGCTGGGACGGGCGGCGGACCGGGTCGGGCCCAAGCGGATGTGGGCCGTGGGCGCGCTCCTCGAGGCGGTGCTCTACGTGGCCTATCCGTGGATCAGCGGGTTCGCTGCGTTCGTCGCGATGGTCGTGCTGCTGGAGCTGGTCGGTGCCGCCGGCGGAGCAGGCCGCGGCGCGTACACGCTCGACGTCTTCGACGGCAAGGACCGCATCCAGTCGCTGGCGTTCATGCGCTCGGCGCTCAACATCGGCTTCACCCTCGGTGCCCTGCTCGGCGGACTCGCCCTGGCGACCGGGAGCGACGACGTCATCCGTGCAGTGCCGCTGGTGACGGCGGTGATCCTCGGACTCAACGCAGCCCTCATCATCCGGCTGCCCGACGCCGCTCACGACGCCGACGAGTCCACCGCCAAGGCGCCGGTCGGTCCTGGCGCGCTGCGCAACAAGGCGTTCCTCGCCTTGCACGTCTGCACCGGCGTCATGAGCACCAACCAGGTCCTGCTCAACATCGTCATCCCCCTGTGGCTGGTCCAGGAGACCGACGCGCCGAGGGTGCTGCTCGCGTGGCTCTTCGGCACCAACACCGTGCTCGCTGTCGCGCTCCAGGTGCGCGCGGCGCGCGGCTCGGACACCGTGCCCGGTGCACTGCGCGCGATCCGTATCGCGGCCGGCTTCTTCGTCGCGTCGTGCCTGATCGTGCTCGTCACGCACGACACCATCGGATGGGCGACGATCCTGCTGGTGTGGCTCGGCCACGTCACCGTGACCGGCGCCGAGCTGTTCGAATCCGCTGCTGCGTGGGGGTTCTCGGCCGAGCTGTCCGACCCGGACCGGCGCGGGGAGTACCAAGGCGCGGCACGCCTCGGCGAGACCGTCGGACGGGTCTGGGCACCAGCGGCGTACACCTTCCTGGCGATGACCTGGGGCGCGATGGGCTGGCTGACGATCGCGGCCATCGTCATCGTGGCCGCCGTTGCTGCTCACCCCGCCGCGCACGCAGCGCAGCGTTACCTCGCCAGGCAGCAGAGCCGTACGCCGGCGCTGGGGTGA
- a CDS encoding acyltransferase family protein gives MGVTTDVREPQQLLTRSALRATRASTQEGRRPDIQGMRAIGVLAVMLSHAGITSVAGGYVGVDVFFVISGFLITGIITREVERTGSISIAGFYARRAQRILPAAAVVLLSVIVVSAFTYTSGDLSLILTDVRWTTFFAQNINLAQEGSGYFSTDTFVSPVQHFWSLAVEEQFYLAWPLVIGSVAWVVNRRRGRSRASRRSFLLACAVVALVISAISLAWSVHATAVSPQIAYYSTFTRGYELGIGAAVAVLIEQLRQVPSPVKGLASWLGLAAVVVACATYTADAPFPGYQALLPVMGAALILAGGIDGPAWGARTVLGLRPMRFIGDISYSLYLWHWPMLVIPVVLRGHPISLVGRIGLMLASIVMAWLSYRFIESPVRSWSFIARRRRRGLMLWPAAVVAVLVTALGTQTLYVQTVAVGATTGSGPAATVSPSALRKDVLTAAQQARDGAPLPKTFQPQLTAVFDDFWEPTSSCAALTEPQVTHTLCAYGDITSSRTIVVWGDSHAGQWMGAISDFAKQAHLKVILIEKGSCVPLVDTLPFRNGSPYDECAAHNTWAMQQIARIKPERVILAGAYVTQMNDPGSKTYLEPAEADVAFQRGIQRTLSALGAHTKRIDVMSDNTSLVKYSGRCLGSRTATRASCVAGMHSTIASRNEMWATETAKVGAHFADMVPYLCDDTTCPIVIGNIVAYRDSNHLTQTYIDVLRPILAKKLGF, from the coding sequence GTGGGTGTGACGACCGATGTCCGGGAGCCCCAACAGCTCCTCACCCGCTCGGCCCTGCGCGCCACGCGCGCCAGCACGCAGGAGGGTCGGCGGCCCGACATCCAGGGCATGCGCGCGATCGGCGTCCTTGCGGTCATGCTCAGCCACGCCGGCATCACGTCCGTGGCCGGCGGCTATGTCGGCGTCGACGTCTTCTTCGTCATCTCCGGCTTCCTGATCACCGGGATCATCACGCGCGAGGTGGAGCGCACCGGATCGATCTCGATCGCCGGCTTCTATGCGCGGCGGGCGCAACGCATCCTTCCCGCTGCCGCCGTCGTACTCCTCAGCGTCATCGTGGTCTCAGCCTTCACCTACACCTCGGGCGACCTGTCGCTGATCCTGACCGATGTCCGCTGGACGACCTTCTTCGCTCAGAACATCAACCTGGCGCAGGAGGGCTCGGGCTACTTCTCGACCGACACCTTCGTCTCGCCGGTGCAGCACTTCTGGTCGCTGGCCGTCGAGGAGCAGTTCTACCTCGCGTGGCCGTTGGTGATCGGCTCGGTCGCCTGGGTGGTCAACCGACGGCGAGGTCGCAGCCGTGCGAGCCGACGGTCGTTCCTGCTGGCCTGCGCGGTGGTCGCGCTCGTCATCTCGGCGATCTCGCTCGCATGGTCGGTGCACGCCACTGCGGTCAGCCCGCAGATCGCCTACTACTCGACGTTCACCCGTGGCTACGAGCTCGGCATCGGCGCGGCCGTCGCGGTGCTCATCGAGCAGCTCCGCCAAGTCCCTTCTCCCGTCAAAGGACTCGCGTCCTGGCTCGGCCTGGCGGCCGTCGTCGTGGCGTGCGCGACCTACACCGCAGATGCGCCCTTTCCCGGCTATCAGGCGCTGCTCCCGGTGATGGGGGCAGCGCTCATCCTGGCCGGCGGCATCGACGGCCCGGCCTGGGGCGCGCGTACGGTCCTGGGTCTCCGACCGATGCGCTTCATCGGTGACATCTCCTACTCGCTCTACCTGTGGCACTGGCCCATGCTCGTCATCCCCGTTGTGCTCCGCGGGCACCCGATCAGCCTCGTCGGTCGGATCGGGCTGATGCTCGCCTCGATCGTGATGGCGTGGCTGAGCTATCGGTTCATCGAGTCGCCGGTCCGCTCGTGGTCGTTCATCGCACGGCGCCGCAGGCGCGGACTGATGCTGTGGCCGGCTGCGGTGGTCGCTGTCCTGGTCACAGCGCTGGGGACCCAGACCCTGTACGTCCAGACCGTTGCCGTGGGTGCCACGACAGGCTCCGGACCGGCGGCCACCGTGAGCCCTTCGGCCCTGCGCAAGGACGTGCTGACCGCAGCGCAGCAGGCCAGGGACGGAGCTCCGCTGCCCAAGACGTTCCAGCCCCAGCTGACCGCTGTGTTCGACGACTTCTGGGAGCCAACGAGCAGCTGCGCTGCGTTGACCGAGCCCCAGGTCACCCACACGCTGTGCGCCTACGGCGACATCACGTCATCGCGCACGATTGTGGTGTGGGGCGATTCGCACGCCGGCCAGTGGATGGGCGCGATCAGCGACTTCGCCAAGCAGGCCCACCTGAAAGTCATCCTCATCGAGAAGGGTTCGTGCGTCCCCCTGGTCGACACGCTCCCGTTCCGCAACGGTTCGCCGTACGACGAGTGCGCCGCCCACAACACGTGGGCCATGCAGCAGATCGCGCGCATCAAGCCGGAGCGCGTGATCCTCGCGGGTGCGTACGTCACCCAGATGAACGACCCGGGCTCGAAGACCTACCTGGAGCCCGCCGAGGCTGACGTCGCGTTCCAGCGCGGGATCCAGCGCACGCTGAGCGCCCTGGGCGCGCACACGAAGCGCATCGATGTGATGAGCGACAACACCAGCCTGGTGAAGTACTCCGGTCGCTGCCTCGGCAGCCGGACGGCGACGCGGGCGAGCTGCGTCGCGGGCATGCACTCGACCATCGCGAGCCGTAACGAGATGTGGGCCACCGAGACCGCCAAGGTCGGCGCCCACTTCGCCGACATGGTGCCCTACCTCTGCGACGACACGACGTGCCCCATCGTGATCGGCAACATCGTCGCCTACCGCGACAGCAACCATCTGACGCAGACCTACATCGATGTGCTGCGGCCGATCCTGGCGAAGAAGCTGGGCTTCTAG
- a CDS encoding ABC-F family ATP-binding cassette domain-containing protein encodes MGHVDVNSISYSLPDGRPLLGDVSLRVGEGAKVALVGPNGTGKTTLLRIIAGEIDAHEGAITRSGGLGVMSQFVGKVGREGEQVTVRDLLVSVAPAPIRKAAKAIDDTEHAIMERDDEPSQMAYAQALADWADVDGYEWETLWDVCTVAALGTSYDKTQWRDVNTLSGGEQKRLVLEALLRGPEEVLLLDEPDNYLDVPTKRWLEKQLQESPKTVLLVSHDRELLDQSATRIATLEPTAAGSIAWVHPGRFSTYHEARAERNAKLEELRRRWDEEHAKLKALVLMYKVKAAYNSDMAARYQAAQTRLRRFEDEGPPESTPFEQNVKMRLKGGRTAKRAIISTGLELTGLMKPFDLEIWYGERVAVLGSNGSGKSHFLRLLAAGGSDPEPEHQPVGDVQPAPVVHNGIARLGSRVRPGWFAQTHQHPALLKRTLLEILHRGDEHRDGMAREQAAKALDRYELARASEQTFGSLSGGQQARFQILLLELSGATLLLLDEPTDNLDLHSAEALEDGLEAFDGTVVAVTHDRWFARGFDRFLVFGADGKVYESDEPVWDEGRVQRAR; translated from the coding sequence GTGGGCCACGTCGACGTCAACAGCATCAGCTACTCCCTGCCGGACGGCAGGCCGCTCCTGGGTGATGTCAGCCTGCGGGTCGGCGAGGGCGCCAAGGTCGCGCTGGTCGGACCGAACGGCACCGGCAAGACCACGCTGCTGCGGATCATCGCCGGCGAGATCGACGCGCACGAGGGTGCGATCACCCGTAGTGGTGGCCTCGGCGTCATGTCGCAGTTCGTCGGCAAGGTGGGCCGCGAGGGCGAGCAGGTCACCGTACGCGACCTGCTGGTGAGCGTTGCGCCGGCGCCAATTCGCAAGGCGGCCAAGGCGATTGATGACACCGAGCACGCGATCATGGAGCGCGACGACGAGCCGTCCCAGATGGCGTACGCGCAAGCTCTGGCGGACTGGGCGGACGTCGACGGGTACGAGTGGGAGACGTTGTGGGACGTCTGCACGGTCGCGGCGCTGGGCACGTCGTACGACAAGACCCAGTGGCGCGACGTCAACACACTCTCCGGTGGTGAGCAGAAGCGTCTCGTCCTGGAGGCGCTGCTGCGCGGGCCGGAAGAGGTCCTGCTGCTCGACGAGCCGGACAACTACCTCGATGTGCCGACCAAGCGCTGGCTGGAGAAGCAGCTGCAGGAGTCGCCCAAGACGGTGCTTCTGGTCAGTCACGACCGCGAGCTGCTGGACCAGTCGGCGACGCGGATCGCGACCCTCGAACCGACCGCTGCGGGCAGCATCGCGTGGGTGCACCCCGGGCGCTTCTCGACCTATCACGAGGCGCGGGCCGAGCGGAACGCCAAGCTCGAGGAGCTGCGTCGTCGTTGGGACGAGGAGCACGCCAAGCTCAAGGCGCTGGTCCTGATGTACAAGGTGAAGGCGGCGTACAACTCGGACATGGCGGCGCGCTACCAGGCGGCTCAGACTCGCCTGCGGCGCTTCGAGGACGAGGGGCCGCCCGAGTCGACCCCGTTCGAGCAGAACGTCAAGATGCGGCTCAAGGGAGGTCGTACGGCCAAGCGGGCGATCATCAGCACCGGCCTCGAGCTCACCGGGCTGATGAAGCCGTTCGACCTGGAGATCTGGTACGGCGAACGGGTGGCCGTGCTCGGCTCGAACGGCTCGGGCAAGAGCCACTTCCTACGTCTGCTCGCGGCTGGCGGCTCGGACCCTGAGCCGGAGCATCAGCCGGTGGGCGATGTGCAGCCAGCACCGGTCGTACACAACGGAATTGCGCGACTGGGATCGCGCGTGCGGCCCGGATGGTTCGCGCAGACTCATCAGCACCCGGCGCTCCTGAAGCGGACGTTGCTGGAGATCCTGCACCGCGGGGATGAGCACCGTGACGGGATGGCGCGCGAGCAGGCGGCCAAGGCGCTGGACCGTTACGAGCTGGCGCGGGCGTCGGAGCAGACCTTCGGGTCGTTGTCCGGCGGGCAGCAGGCGCGCTTTCAGATCCTGCTGCTGGAGCTGAGCGGTGCGACGCTGCTGCTGCTCGACGAGCCGACCGACAACCTCGACCTGCACTCGGCCGAGGCGCTCGAGGACGGCCTCGAGGCGTTTGACGGAACGGTGGTCGCGGTGACCCACGACCGTTGGTTTGCAAGGGGATTCGACCGGTTCCTGGTGTTCGGCGCGGACGGCAAGGTCTACGAGTCGGACGAGCCCGTGTGGGACGAGGGTCGCGTCCAGCGCGCCCGCTGA
- a CDS encoding transglutaminase-like domain-containing protein — protein sequence MSSSRPGVIDHAAQTAYSDPGEWAHLLDPLPTDAAHLSHVARNLIVHYRSADRVLPIASAGDINLRWLSDQLATDQRRHGAPLHEEREPEERLQGCCRDHSLFCVSVLRHKGIPARTRLGFAHYFSAGWQGDHVIVEAWNGSEWFRFDPEIEMPSAALPTPLEIPAGPGSPFETAAEAWRSYRAGADVSNYGVEGVSGVCGPAFVRDEVIYEVAHRFGDELLLWDGWGAMQGPDGDAGADVELIDQVAQLLVEADSGDLAAEQDLLTLYRQDARLHPGATVEQFGPDGTHAKVTLRPQPG from the coding sequence GTGAGCTCTTCGAGACCCGGCGTCATCGACCACGCGGCCCAGACGGCGTACAGCGACCCGGGGGAGTGGGCGCACCTGCTCGACCCGCTGCCGACCGATGCTGCGCACCTGTCGCACGTCGCGCGCAACCTGATCGTCCACTACCGATCCGCTGACCGGGTCCTGCCGATCGCGAGCGCCGGAGACATCAACCTGCGCTGGCTGAGCGACCAGCTCGCGACCGATCAGCGTCGCCACGGAGCGCCGCTGCACGAGGAGCGGGAGCCCGAGGAGCGGCTGCAGGGGTGCTGTCGTGACCACAGCCTGTTCTGCGTCAGTGTGTTGCGGCACAAGGGAATTCCGGCGCGCACTCGGTTGGGCTTCGCCCACTACTTCAGCGCCGGCTGGCAAGGCGACCACGTCATCGTGGAGGCGTGGAACGGGAGCGAGTGGTTCCGTTTCGACCCCGAGATCGAGATGCCGAGCGCGGCGCTGCCGACCCCGCTCGAGATCCCGGCCGGGCCGGGCTCGCCGTTCGAGACGGCAGCCGAGGCGTGGCGCTCCTATCGTGCCGGCGCCGACGTCAGCAACTACGGCGTGGAAGGCGTGTCAGGGGTCTGCGGCCCGGCCTTCGTGCGCGACGAGGTCATCTACGAGGTGGCCCACCGCTTCGGTGACGAGCTGCTGCTGTGGGACGGCTGGGGTGCCATGCAGGGTCCGGACGGCGATGCCGGCGCGGACGTCGAGCTGATCGACCAGGTGGCCCAGCTGCTCGTCGAGGCGGACAGCGGCGACCTCGCTGCCGAGCAGGACCTGCTCACGCTCTACCGGCAGGACGCAAGGCTGCACCCGGGCGCGACCGTCGAGCAGTTCGGCCCCGACGGCACCCACGCGAAGGTCACCCTGCGTCCGCAGCCGGGCTGA
- a CDS encoding GMC oxidoreductase, whose protein sequence is MSTITRRSVLGAAAGTAAAVLATGPARAAQSSVRVAQPSGRRIAIIGSGYGGAVAARRLAEAGYSADLIEMGMDWERAAPVNGSVFTKMTAPSARSMWFQDHTEVPFSTILGIPTSMPIKKGAGALGIERFAHMKVYVGHGLGGGSLVNGAMAVTPRRSFFEQVLPQVDAEEMYATYFPRANSALHVAPPTQQMLDSKWYGFTKVAREQAARAGFTTTQVPSVYDWSYMAQEAAGEVPKSGLDQEILYGNNHGKQDLTKTYLKAALATGRITPIVMTEVTDLARRSDGSYRLSLRTINFDGDVVSTRTAVYDRVVLAAGSVGTARLLQRAQALGTLSGLSPAVGQQWGPNGNLMVARYLGLTPTGFSQSCMPAMGVNAWDDGPGSVFAEIAPLPLGIETFTSNYLAVTNNPNFGTFGWDSSSASLTLDWDSAKAAPGVAAAKAVMDKINRANGTCYRHDLFEGGKAFADYFSYHPLGGAVLGEATDLSGELKGAPGVFVMDGSLIPAKIGVNPFVTITALAERNIDRLLAAKRFA, encoded by the coding sequence ATGTCCACCATCACCCGCCGCTCTGTCCTCGGCGCCGCGGCCGGCACCGCCGCTGCTGTCCTCGCCACCGGACCGGCTCGCGCCGCCCAGTCGTCCGTACGCGTGGCGCAGCCCTCGGGCCGACGTATCGCCATCATCGGTTCGGGCTACGGCGGGGCGGTTGCCGCTCGCCGGCTCGCCGAGGCCGGCTACTCCGCCGACCTCATCGAGATGGGCATGGACTGGGAGCGCGCGGCTCCGGTCAACGGCAGCGTCTTCACCAAGATGACCGCACCGAGCGCTCGTTCGATGTGGTTCCAGGATCACACCGAGGTGCCGTTCAGCACGATCCTCGGGATCCCCACCTCGATGCCGATCAAGAAGGGCGCGGGTGCCCTCGGCATCGAGCGGTTCGCCCACATGAAGGTCTACGTCGGTCACGGTCTGGGTGGCGGCTCGCTGGTCAACGGGGCGATGGCGGTCACGCCGCGGCGCTCGTTCTTCGAGCAGGTGCTGCCGCAGGTCGACGCCGAGGAGATGTACGCCACCTACTTCCCGCGGGCGAACTCTGCTCTGCACGTCGCGCCGCCGACCCAGCAGATGCTGGACTCCAAGTGGTACGGCTTCACGAAGGTCGCGAGGGAGCAGGCCGCTCGCGCAGGCTTCACCACGACTCAGGTCCCGAGCGTCTACGACTGGTCGTACATGGCGCAGGAGGCAGCGGGAGAGGTGCCGAAGTCGGGCCTGGACCAAGAGATCCTCTACGGCAACAACCACGGCAAGCAGGACCTGACGAAGACGTACCTGAAGGCCGCACTGGCTACCGGTCGCATCACGCCGATCGTGATGACCGAGGTCACCGATCTGGCTCGCCGCTCCGACGGCTCCTACCGGTTGTCGTTGCGGACCATCAACTTCGACGGCGACGTGGTGTCGACGCGGACGGCGGTGTACGACCGGGTCGTCCTGGCAGCAGGCAGCGTCGGGACAGCGCGGCTGCTGCAGCGGGCTCAGGCCCTCGGCACGTTGTCCGGTCTGTCGCCTGCCGTGGGCCAGCAGTGGGGTCCGAACGGCAACCTGATGGTGGCGCGCTACCTCGGTCTGACCCCGACCGGCTTCTCGCAGTCGTGCATGCCGGCCATGGGGGTCAACGCGTGGGACGACGGACCCGGGTCGGTGTTCGCCGAGATCGCTCCGCTGCCTCTGGGTATCGAGACCTTTACGTCGAACTACCTTGCGGTGACTAACAATCCGAACTTCGGCACGTTCGGCTGGGACTCCTCATCGGCGTCGCTGACGCTCGACTGGGACAGCGCCAAGGCAGCGCCCGGTGTCGCGGCCGCCAAGGCCGTCATGGACAAGATCAACAGGGCCAACGGCACGTGCTACCGCCACGACTTGTTCGAGGGTGGCAAGGCGTTCGCGGACTACTTCTCCTACCACCCGCTCGGGGGCGCTGTGCTCGGCGAGGCGACCGACCTGTCGGGTGAGCTCAAAGGCGCACCAGGCGTGTTCGTCATGGACGGGTCACTCATCCCGGCCAAGATCGGGGTCAACCCGTTCGTGACGATCACGGCGCTCGCGGAGCGCAACATCGACCGGCTACTCGCGGCGAAGCGCTTCGCCTGA
- the rplM gene encoding 50S ribosomal protein L13, producing MRTFTPKPAEVQKDRVWHVIDATDVVLGRLASQTAILLRGKHKTTFAPHTDTGDFVIIINADKVALTGAKLQKKIAYRHSGFPGGLKATSYTELMAKDPARAVEKAIRGMLPRNTLGREQLSKLKVYAGPTHPHAAQQPKPFTIDQVAQ from the coding sequence GTGCGTACGTTCACACCGAAGCCGGCAGAGGTCCAGAAGGACCGTGTCTGGCACGTCATTGACGCCACCGACGTCGTTCTCGGTCGTCTGGCCAGCCAGACCGCCATCCTGCTGCGGGGCAAGCACAAGACGACCTTCGCCCCCCACACCGACACCGGTGACTTCGTCATCATCATCAACGCGGACAAGGTCGCCCTGACCGGCGCCAAGCTCCAGAAGAAGATCGCCTACCGTCACTCGGGTTTCCCGGGCGGCCTCAAGGCGACCTCCTACACCGAGCTCATGGCCAAGGACCCGGCCCGCGCCGTGGAGAAGGCGATCCGCGGCATGCTGCCGCGCAACACTCTCGGCCGCGAGCAGCTGAGCAAGCTCAAGGTGTACGCCGGCCCTACGCACCCGCACGCCGCGCAGCAGCCGAAGCCGTTCACCATCGACCAGGTCGCGCAGTAA